The genomic stretch AGAATTTGCCCGCAAGCCGGAATGGTGTCACGTTTTCCGAGCCAAGGGCAACAGTCAACGTATTACCCATATGGCCATGCAACAAATCGAACAATGGCAGCGAGAACAAGTCGGGCTACCACGCTGGACACGTCCTTTCCTATATATCCTTCCGATACTGACGATTTCTGCCTGGATATTGTATATTGCTTCTATACTCACGTTAAATATTCCATTATTCCTTTCCTGCATATCTCTTTTTTGTAGCTATCTACCAGCTCAAAAAACATTACGAACCCATATGCGTCTGGATGAATTCACCCGCTCGTTCAGTAACCTTCACGAACTAATCGGACATTTTTCTACATTTACCTGTTCTTCCGCCAAATTAAAAACATTGCGTCAACAACTATTCAACGAAACATACAACGCAAACGAAGCTTTACGTTCTCTGCATAAAATACAGGAAAGTTTCGACCAGCGCTCTAACGCAGTGGTTGCCATGTTTATGAACGGGCTTTTCATGCGGGAATTACACCTTATCCAGCGCCTTGTTTCCTGGAAACGCCGTTATGCCGCGGCCATCCCGACCTGGATTGAAATCACAGGCGAACTTGACGTTCTAGTTAGTCTGGCCAACTACAAGTATAACCATCCCGATTTTATCCACCCCATCCCCGGTGAAAACAAGCTATTACGAGGTACAGCCATCGGTCACCCCCTCCTACCCGCCAATGAATGTGTAACCAATAATTTCGAAGTAGCCCGGTTACACGAATTCTATATCATCACGGGAGCGAACATGGCGGGGAAATCCACCTTCCTACGTGCGATAGGGGTGAATCTTGTACTTGCTTGTTGTGGAGCTGTCGTTCGGGCTGAATGTTTTGAATTCCAGCCTACGGCCCTCTTTACCAGTATGCGCACCGTTGATAACCTGGCAAAAGGAACCTCTTATTTTCATGCCGAATTACTCCGATTACAACAACTTGTCAACATGGCACAACACGAAGAACGTTTGTTTATCATTTTGGATGAAATTCTAAAAGGAACTAACTCCCGAGACAAGTTGAACGGTTCCCGTCGTTTCCTTCAAAAATTACTTACTTTACCTGTTGCCGGACTTGTTGCCACGCATGACCTTGAACTCGGAGAACTCGCCAACACAATACCAGACAACTTTTTTAACCGGTGTTTCGAGATCACGCATACGGATGATGATATTGCCTATGATTATAAACTGAAACCCGGTATCAGCCAAAACATGAATGCATCCATCTTGCTTGAAAAAATGAAACTCGTGTAAGAATCATCCTATCGAACATTCCTCTGTAGTTTCCGTTTAACACGATAAAACAGGAGAATATGAAAACAATGATTTTGATCACGCTACTTTTACCCATGGTACTTCTCAATGGATGTAAGGACAAACCTCAAGGCAAGGCCTCCAACATGCCGGACAGCACGTTTGCCGCAACACCTGCCATTACCAGTAATTATTACTTCGCCGGAGAATACCTGTATCAAACAGATAAAGCAACCTTAAAGGATCAAGCCACAGGTTCCACGTTCACCATCAATAACGGCGAAATAGCAACCCGATTGGCAGAACAATATTTAGCGCTAAAGCTACCTACAGGGAAGGGAGTCAGCGCTCAATTACTCGGACATCTCTCCCCGACGAACGATGTTGAACACACTTCCACGAACGGCCTTACCGTTACTCAAATCATCGGCTTACACCCCGGAACAAATCCACGTGGCGCACGACTCACGGGAGACTACATAACCTATGTACCCAACAATATCAAGCCAACAGAACGGTTCACGTTCTCACTACATCCTGACTACACCTACACGTTCAGTATTTATAATCTAAGTGCAAACTCCTCCCGTGATGCTATCGGAAAGTGGTTTCTTTTAAACAAGAATGAAATTCAATTCACTAATGATCCTCTCACGAGTTTCACGAACGAGGCCTTTATCAATGATGACGGGAGGCAATTAACCTTCAAGCTCAGTAAAAGAATTTATTATAAACAAGAATAAGAAATTTCCCTGTAACATATTACTTATGCACCACCATGACTTACGCCATAACAATATAATAAGCAATATCTTACCGGGAAATCATCAAAATACAACCAGAAACTCGAATTCTACCGGACAAATAGTCTACAGTTTCACAACAGGTGATACTTCCGCCGAGGCTAAAGGCAACATAACAACATCATTCTCCGACAAAGCAGATGAATCCACATGATTATGAACTTTAGCCTTTTTAGGATCTTGAACCTCGGATAAAGCAACATTCGTTTCTTGCTTTTCTCCTACTTTTACCAGTAAACGTATGATCACGACCTCACGTGTATTTTCCAATAACGTGGGGTGTGTATGCACCACAAAACAATGATCTGTTAACCTTCTACGCCAAGCAATAGCTTTTTTCACTTCGTTAGCACGAAGTAACGCTAAACTCAGATTTTCTTCATCAGTTGAAAGAGATGTACTATAACTATCCAACTGCAACATGATACGCCCTGCCTCAATATCTTCCTGATAGCGTTTTACCATAGAAAGAATACTATCCAACTCTACATTATTGGATCCAAAATGCACGTAAAACGTTGCTCTACAAGGAACAAAACGAAATACACGTACACTATCCGATACTTCTTCAACGGGAACATATCTCGTCGCCCCTACTCCCGGGATAGACAGGAGAGAAAAGAACAATAAAAATACCTTTACACTCATTTAATTCCTAGTTATACACGTTCGTTCCTCTTATCCCCCACATCCTCTTTAGGAATAGCAAAGAACGATCATTTAATAATATGCGAAAATAAATAATAATAATGATAAATACAAATAATTATTTGTTGACAACAAGACTGATTACCAATTAATTATCGTTATTGTACCCAAAACCATAAAACTCATTTGAGCGTATATCAAGAAATGATCGTTTAATAAATGCATAAGGAATAATTACCTTCTTCTTATCAGGCAAATCGTTATTCCAACACAAAACACATAGAATCAATTCGTTATATAGTCGAATATTCGATTTATAAAAAGAAAGCAAGGAGAGGTTTTCTCTACAAAAGATCCCAGACTCTTCCCAAAGGAATGGAAGGATAAAAATATCTAGTTAGAATAGAAAAAAACTATCAGATTAAATAAAAATGAGCTATTCGACATCATAAAATCGAATAGCTCATTTTCCATTGCCTTTTTATCCGCAATAGAAATATTTTTGCACGAGTTCCATTATTTTTGCCTCGTCGTTTCCTAAATCCTGACGCAACGTTTTGTCATCAAACTTTTTCAAACCGGCCACCAAACCATCAATCAGGCCGGGAGCAAACACCCCGTACTTTTCGAAATCAGCACGTTGTTTTTCCAAGCATAATGCGGAATCATAACAGGATGCCGGCAACTGACTTAACCGATCAGCAACCCCCTTGTTCGCATCATCAAATATATTAACATCCACGTAACGTTCCTTCGCATATTGCAACGCATCCTTCATTTCAAATCCATGACGCACGGCAACTGCCAACCCCGCAATCAACAGGTACACATCAGACGAACCATCCGGACAACGGAATTCCACGGTTTGTTTACCACTGAAATCCTGATCTTCCACTTTTTCCAACGGGTTCGCATCACGCAACATATCTCCCGCACCACTCGTCCATCCCAACGGCACACGTACCAAAACCGAACGATTACGATCTCCCCAACAAATATTTGTCGGAGCCTCCTGGTGGGGAACCAAGCGGAAATATGACATCGGATTCGTGTTCCCGAAAGCCGTCAACGAGGGTGCCAGATCCAGATACCCGGCAATAGCTTTCAACGCACTATCCGTTAATTTGCCATTCTCGATCATCATATTCTTATCCCCTTTTTTCAAACGGGTATGAATATGCAACCCGCTCCCTGCCTTGCCTACCGTGATCTTCGGGGCAAATGTCAAATCTACACCAAACTGGTAAGCCAACGTCCTCAGAATCCACTTGGCAATAATCAACTGATCGGCAGCATCTTCCATTTTCGTGGGCAAAAATTCGATCTCGTTCTGTTCGTACATCAAATCTCCCTTTGTGAAATTACCCACCTCAGAATGTCCATATTTAATCAATCCTCCGGTTCCGGCAATATATTTCATGGCCAACGCACGTAAATCCCGCCCCTTGTTAAAAGGTGTAGACTCGTGATACCCTTTTTGATCGGAGGCTAAAAATAAATCGTCCTTTTCACTCACCACGTAATACTCTAACTCCCCCATCACCTCGTATTCCATTCCCGTCACTTGCTTCAATACCTCGTGCGCCTTTCGCATCGTGTACTCCGGAGACATTTCCAATGGTTTCCCGTCCTTCATGTAAAAACTACAAAGAATATCAACCGCAGGAATTTCGCTGAATGGATTCAGGAAAGCCGTGCGATAACGGGGCAACACGTACAAGTCACTTGATCCGGCCTCGATATACGGGAACAGGCTGGAACCATCCACCCGTTCACCACATGTCAGTATATTATCCAGATGATCAAGACTATTGATAATAAAATTTAACGTCTTTAATCGTCCATCCGCACCGGGATACCTGAAATTGATCATCTCGATTTCATTCTCTGTCACGTAACGAATAATATCATCTTTGGTGAAATCTTTAGCATCTTTCTCTAAAAAACGAACCAAAGCATGAGGATTTAGTGCATATTTTGAACTCATATTTTTTTATTTATTAGATCTACTAATTTTTAGCTTTTAAAAATAAAAAAAATGAGTTATAATCCCTAGTTAATTTTAGATTCTAGATTTTAAATTTTGAATCTGATTAATTATTTTAGATTCCAACCACACGGGCCAACGCCTTAACTACCCCCTCTAACTCCCCCTTACACAGGGGGAGTACACGCTACACTGTTAGATCGTGATGTTTTCTCGCATTCGCCTCTCCCCCTATGCAAGGGGGAGCCGGTGGGGGTAGTTGTTTTTTCATTTTAAATGCCTTACTAATTTTAACTTTTCCTATTTGTCCAGCTCATTCAAAGCAAAAGCGTAAGCTCCGAAAGCGATAGCCCTGCTTGTTCCCAGCTTTGTCGTGATTACCCCCATTCTTTTCACTGGATCATATTCGACCGTTTCCGTCGTTCCAGGCACGACAATGCATCTGGATGTGGGAGCCAAGAAAGCCGCACAATCTCCCGGATCATCCAGGAAAAAAGCCTTCATCTCCATCCGGTCCGCCGGAGCCCCTTCGTACATTTCCAAGGTTCCGTTCAATTCCCGCATCACGGCCGGCATCAAATATTTGTGGGCAGCAATAATCCCTCCACCAATCACCACGATTCCATCCACCACGGCATTCATCGAGGCAATAGCCTCACCTAGCACTTCTCCCGCATGATCAAACGCCCTTTTTGCTGCCACTGGATTTCCTTCCAGATTTCCCTCGGCAATCTCGAAAATTTCTTTCGGGGTCAACTGCCGTGTATCCCCGGACAAACGGGCATATTCCCTCTTGATCGCCCGGATCGAAATTCCCTCCTCGACCCCGTAAATCGGCTGGCGTTTATCCCGCAACACCCATACTTCGGCTGCCGCACCGTTATCACCCAGAAAAAGCTCCCCATCACGGACTACCCCACCACCGAATCCGGTACCTAAGGTAATCCCGATCAAATTCTTATATACCTTATTTTTCCCCGCATCCCGTAGCATACGATTTACTTCCGGCAACGCACCAGCCAATGCCTCCCCGTAAGCGAACAGGTCCCCGTCATTATTGATAAATACCGGAATCCCAAACTTATTTCTCAAAAAAGCACCTAATGCCACTCCCCCTTGAAAAGCCGGTAAGTTCTTCAAGTCACCGATAATCCCGTTCACGTAATCTGCCGGCCCGGGAAATGCAAAACTAATTGCCACGGGATCTTCCGGCAACTTCAATTTAATGGCAGAAAAACCCGTAACCATCGTCTCCAAGCACTTCTCCAAATTATCGCCATTCGAAGGCAAAACAATCGGTTCAACGATCTCTTCATTAGATCGGATGGCCGAGAATACAAAATTCGTTCCCCCGGCATCCAATGTCATCACTATTCTTTTATCAAACTGATACATAATAAGGCAAAAATTAAAAGATAAAAACTAAAAGTTGAATGAAATTTAAAATCACTTCCGGGTTTTAATTCCCACCGAACAATACAACAAGTAACACATACAACAGAGAATCACGATAAGTGAACCGGCCTGTGTACCGATCAAATCCGTACAATATCCCATCAATGGCGGGATTACCGCACCACCGAAAATACCTGTCACCATCAGACCGGAAATCTCGTTAGCTTTCTCGGGACGGGCTTGAATGGCCATGGAGAAGATCAGCGAGAATATGCTGGAACACGTGAAACCGATCAATGCGATCAACACCAAAATCGAGTATTGTCCAGACATGAAGAACAACACGATCATGGCAGCAATAGCTACCAGAATGTTCACCCGGAAATACTTGCTACCGGAAACCCGTGCTAACAGGAAAGTTCCCACGAAAGCCCCGATCGTGCGGAAGGCAAAATAAACACTCGATCCGACACCCGCTCCCGTAACATCAAACCCACAACGCTCGATCAACAACTTTGGAGCCACAGTGTTAATCCCGACATCAACGCCCACGACAAACACGATACCCAAGAAAAGCAACAGGATCGTCCTATCCTTCAATAACCCAAACGTCGCTCCCCACGAAGAGTTCGACTGTTCCGGTGATTTCTCACGAATGTGCACAAACATTAACCAACCCATAGAAATCAAGGTCAACAAGGCGAAAATCGGGAAAAGATATTGCCAATTTCCCAGTACTGTTGCCGCAAATGCCGCAATAAACGGACCACAAAAAGAAGAAACTGCCTTCAACACTTGCCCTGCAGTCAACGAACTTGCCAGTACGTTTCCCTTCACCACGTTCGTCAATAACGGGTTCAACGACACCTGCAAAATGGTATTACCGATTCCCAGCAAGGCAAAAGCGATCAGACACGTGTACAGATTATAATCAATAAAAGGAATAATCATTCCCACAATAGTCACCAACATACTCACCAATACCGTTTTCTTCCGACCGATACGGTTCATAAAAATAGCCGCCGGGACCGCCAGTAACAAAAACCATAGAAATACCATAGAAGGTAGGAATCCAGCAATAGTTTCACTTAACCCGAAATCGGCCTTCACATAACTGGTTGCAATCCCCACCACGTCACAGAATCCCATGATAAAAAAACCAAACAACACAGGCAGTAAAGCCTTAATACTTGTAGAACTTTCTTTCATAACATATAAATTTAACACAAACAAGAACATTAAAAGGGCGACTAATGTAAACAATTTCATTTAATTTTTCTAACAATTAATCACCTCATTTCAGCTCTGAAACGTTAAAATCCCCCCAATAATATACACGAAATGGCTACCATACAGGCTTTCCGAAATGACACTCACAATCCCGCCTGATTTGAGGGCGACATCGACGGAAGAACCATCCGCAGAGACCAGTTACAGACGTTCCCCATCCAAATTAAAGCCGATCAATGAAACGTGTTGGCAACCAACCATCAACACCCGCGACATCTTTACGTAACCCGTTCTCCACCTTATCTGCCACCCAACAGCCACAAAACAATAAAAATACGTATCTTTGCGGCCCGAAAAAACAAACCGATAAACGAAACGAATATGAGATTTACACACAAACAAATATGGGTGATCACTTTCCCGATCCTAGTCAGTTTGTTGATGGAACACTTGATTAACATGACCGATACCGCATTTCTCGGCAGAGTGGGAGAAGTCGAATTAGGTGCATCAGCCTTAGCCGGCGTGTACTACATGGCAATCTATATGCTCGCTTTCGGCTTCAGCATTGGAGCTCAAATTCTCATCGGTCGACGCAATGGAGAAGGCAACTACAAAGATATCGGCCCCATTTTTATACAAGGTGTGCTTTTCCTCTTGGGACTTGCCACACTCATGTTCACAGTTTCCCGCATGTACACGCCTTCGGTTCTCCGTTCCGTCATTGACTCGGAACAAGTCTACGTGGCCACGAACGACTACATGAAATGGCGGGTATTCGGTTTCTTCTTCTCGTTTGTTGCCGTCATGTTCCGGGCATTCTTCGTGGGAATCACCACGACACGCATACTCTCGATCAATTCGCTTGTCATGGTCGGCACCAATGTCGTGCTGAATTACCTGTTAATTTTCGGTAAATTCGGGTTCCCGGCCTTAGGCATCAGCGGGGCTGCTATTGGCTCGTCAGTGGCAGAACTCGTTTCCATGATATTCTATATCCTATATACGTGGAAAAAAGTTGATTGGAAAAAATACGCACTTTTCAACCTGTCCAGTTTCAACCCGAAATTATTGTCGGGCATACTTAACATCTCCATTTGGACTATGATTCAGTCCTTTCTGGCCATGGCCACTTGGTTTCTGTTCTTTATTGCCGTGGAACACCTCGGTGAACGCCCGCTGGCAGTGTCCAACATCGTGCGCAGTGCCGCTATGTTCTTCTTCATGCCGGTTTCCGCCTTTGCTGCCACGACCAGCTCGCTTGTGAGTAACCTAATCGGAGCGCAGGCCACCTCCCAAGTCTGGAGTACTTGTCTCAAAACAATCAAGATGTGCTACCTCTTTGTCATCCCGATCGGCATCATCATACTACTGGCTCCCGCCACATTTTTAAGAATATACACCGATGATCCCCAACTCATCCAAGCCACTATTCCTTCACTTTTCGTGATGATGAGCGCAGTCCTTCTTTCCACCCCCGGCAGTATTCTTTTCAACGCCGTGTCGGGAACAGGAAACACACGTATGGCTCTATTCATGGAATTCGGCACGCTCACGTTATACGTTCTCTATATCATCTACATCGTGTTCTATCTCCAAGCGGATGTCGCCATCTGTTGGACCACGGAACACGCCTATTGGAGCATCCTGCTCATTCTCGGTTTCATGTATATAAAAAGCGGAAAATGGGCAGGCAAGAAAATATAGCATCACAAACTGAACACCACGTAGAACTCCCGTAAATACACCTGTTGTTCTCCCTCTCCCGTGTTCGTAAAACGGACGAACTTCACGGGAGCATCTTCCCATTTGCCGTTCAGACGGCCGCGAGTATCACGAGTCAACGCCACAGTCTGCCACGTCTCACCATCAGCAGATACTTCCATGACACCCCAGGAAAGATCACCTTTCACGTCAAAATTCAAACGGGTACCGGGAATCCGATAGGCATCATCAAATTCCAATTGCAGGTACCCCCCGACCGGCCATTTCACGACTTCCAGCAAAGGTGTCAAATGAACCCGGTTGGGATATACTTGTAAAGGCAGAGATTCCAGTTGAGGCACGTTCGTGGTCAACTTACAAGGTGAATAATCGGCTAACAAAGGCAAATCCGTCCCGTTCTGACGATTAAACCGTTCCGTGGCCTCCGTGAAAACATCCAGCACCAACGGTTGAAGTACTGTCGTCCCGGTCTTCACGCCCGGCTGGTAAGGATTCTGGTTAAATTGCCTTTCCAGCTCATAACTTCTCTTGCGCAAGGCTTTAACGTGATTATACTTCCGCAGGAAAAGCTCACGATCACCACGTTCCCCAGCTTTAAGCATGGCCAAGACCTCCTGCCCGGCATCTCCCAATATCTTGAACTGATGCAACCACGGGGTAATTTCTTCAATCAACGCCTCGTTTTCCCGATCAATCAACAACAAATCGGCAGCCTCCGCCACGCGCTCGAACTCGTCCTGCAAAGCAAGAAAATCCCGCTCATCACAATGTCCCTCCCGATACCCCTTCATGAAACGCTCGGCCACGGGTTGAATTTCCACGGATTCTTCCCGACGGAAACGATGCACGTTCTCTCCCAGATCGGAATTATGACGGGCGAAAACGGTAAAGGCCTCCACGTTCTCCGGCATGATGGCCCGAATTGCCCGGTGCCATGACCGGAAACGATCGTACGATTGCATATTCCACGTGTAGTCTGCCACGCAGTATATTGCCAGTTTAGATGCCTCCGCCCATTCCATGGGATTAGCCACGAAACCGGAAATGCTCCCGGCAATATCTTTCCCGTTACCATACACCTCGCCCAGTAACAGGTGATCCCTCACGTAATCCGACACGGGGAAATTCCACCAGATATAAGAGGGACGTTTAATCTGTTCCCGAATCCACTCCACGCCTTCCTTCGTAATCTCGGAAATCACCCGATCTCCCGTCCACATCACCTCCACGGACGGGTTCAACTTCTCACCTATCGTGGCAAGATACCCACTTTCCGGCCGTACCCATCCTTTATTGTACTCGGTTGGACACACGATCAAAGGCGTCACGTCGGGTTTTACCTGCACGAAATGGTCATCAATATAATTCAACAATTCCACCTGTCGGTCGGCTTTCGCCCCCTCACCAGAAATATCATCAAAAAAGACAGCAAACGAACGTACTCCCAAATCGTACATATGCTCGAACTTTGCCATCAATGAATCACGATCAGATGTCTCCCAACGGATGTCTAACCCTGGATGAATTGCCCACACGAAATCCACCTCGTTCTCGTCCGCCACCTTCACCAATTCGGCAAGACGAGCAGCCTCTTTGACCGGGTAAGGTTTCCGCCAGTTGGGCGAACTATGGTAAGGATCGTCTTTCGGTCCGTAAATATACGTGTTCAATTTGTTCTCCCCGTAAAAACGCAGTTGTCTCAAACGGGCCTCGTGGCTCCAAGGCGTACCATAAAATCCCTCAACCACACCTCGAAAACGTACGTCCGGGTAATCCTGAATCTCGACAAACGGTAAATGCCCCTCGTGGAACAACTGCATGAAGGTACGCACGGCATAATACGTTCCCCGCTCGTCATTCCCGGCCAACATGATAGCCTTGTCAGTAATTGACAGATAATATCCTTCCGGATGATCGGGTATCAACCGTTTCACCCCCCGCACACCACGGCCACCTTTCTCACCCACGTACAAGGGAAATCCTTCCGTCCCGAGACGATCACCCAAACTTTGTTTCAACAAAGTTATTGCATGAGGATTTGCCTCCTGTTCTCCCACGAGCCGGAAAGCAACTGGAATCGCCATACTCTTTCCTGTAACATTGACCTGACGGGGAGAAGGTTGCACTTGAATATCCTGAGCCATAACTCTCACCTGTATCAGCAACAAACAAACGAAGAAAACCAACACCTTTTTCATGTGGGAATATTTTATAAGATTACAATAATTTAGTCATAATATAAGCAGGACCGAAAAGTTCGGATTCCTCTTTCTCTTGAGAGCGATACCCCATTTTCTCGTAAAAACCGACTGCCGTGAGACTGGCCGACAAATGTAACAAATGAACATGACGACTCAAGGCAAAATCCTCGATACATCGTAATAAACGTTCCCCAACCCGCCTTTCATGTACATCCGGGTCCACGTACAGGGCACAGACCTCATCCCCTTCCAGACCAACCGTCCCGACCACCTTCCCGTTTTCCTCCGCCACGAACATCGTCCGGGTGACCGATATTTCACACAGATAATCGGGTGTGAACAAACGGCACATATAGTCTATCACCGCAGGTTCATAATCCCGGCTATTCACGAATGTCAAGTTATTCCTAATCAAACGTGACACGGTTTCCGCATCCCGTTTATCAAATTCTCTTATTATAATGTCTATCACTTTCTGCTTATTATATTCATGATCTGCGTACCCAGCCCGACACGATACCCCTGGGAAACAAAAACGACCTCCCCCTTCGCGTTCAACAGAACGATCAAAGGCAGGCTCTCCGTGTTCGTCAAGCGTAATCCTTCTGCTAAACATTTCAGCAAACGACCGTTCAAATCCGTTCCCCACCGCATCACGGAAGGAAAAGCCCGGAAGTCCGCACGATTGAATTTTGCTTGATGATCCGCATCCTTAAACACGAAATACAAGGGAACACCCAAGTCCTCGAAATCATCTTTCATCCCGCTCATATCCCGCAACAAATGATTTGTCGGTTCCTTATTCGCCTCGATCAAGGCTATCGCCGTGTACCCCTTCTCCGGCAAACGGATTGCCTCCGGTTTTGTCTTGCCCTCCGGGACAATGGATAGCACCGTCGGGACCACTCCCAAAATCTCCATTTTCTCCACGCAAGGACGGATAAGCATATCTATATTTGTCAATTTACCAGTCTCCACTTGGAATGATACCAAATCTGCCAAAATAGCCCCATCACTCCGTCTATTTCCCGTTGAAAGAAGATAATCCCCCTCTTCCAGTATGACCGGCTTCGTGAAAATCATTTCATAGGAGGCACCAACACCCATATCCACCGCCGCATTACTTCCCAAGTCAATCGTCCGAACCCGACCATCTTCTAACTTCCCAATCGTGAAATTCAGAAAATATTTCGGGTCACTCACCGTCTTTTGAGTATAATGCAACATCAACTCACCTTTCGGAACCACCTTTTCTGTCATGAAATTAACCGTATGCCACGTCCGGTTCTGATAATACTCCGGTTTACCCGAAATCGAGCTTAACCGAGCCGGAATTCCCATTGTACGACAGGCTGCCACAAAGAAAACATTCCGGGAAAGTACATCCGTCACCCCTGCCCGAATCACTCCCACCGGTGGAGTTACCACCTTCGCGGGGTACAGGGAATCAACAACCTTGATTTTTCCGGTTTCTTGGATCAAACTGGTAACATCCGTAATATCGTGCCTCTTCAAAAATTCCCGAACGGCTTCCCGATAAGCCGTAAGTAACTCGTTCTGCACTCTCGGATTCAGTATGTATTCCGTGAAATAGGGATTCGACACATCACGGCCATCCCCTTCCACGTGAGACAACAACACGTCTGCCGGAGTGTCTTGCAAATCCTTCTCCGCGATCACGCCCAACAAATTCATGGCTAATGCCCGACGTTCAGGCGACACTTCACGCATAAAACGCAGCAATTCGGAATAATTTCCCCGTGACGCAACCATATATGCGGCAAAACGTGCCGTATCCACACCCAACTCCATCGCTATATCCCCGCCTTGCGTCCTCGACATGAAAGTTGCCACGTAAACATTCCGTAACGAATCTTCCCGGGCAAAACGACGGTCATTCACGGCCCGTTCCTCATCAGTTGACAAAGCTGTAATATCATGTTGCCTTGGCGGTACCAAATCCCACTCCCCTGAAAACAAATTCCCGACAGCTTTATCCAACACGACGGTC from Butyricimonas virosa encodes the following:
- a CDS encoding ROK family protein gives rise to the protein MYQFDKRIVMTLDAGGTNFVFSAIRSNEEIVEPIVLPSNGDNLEKCLETMVTGFSAIKLKLPEDPVAISFAFPGPADYVNGIIGDLKNLPAFQGGVALGAFLRNKFGIPVFINNDGDLFAYGEALAGALPEVNRMLRDAGKNKVYKNLIGITLGTGFGGGVVRDGELFLGDNGAAAEVWVLRDKRQPIYGVEEGISIRAIKREYARLSGDTRQLTPKEIFEIAEGNLEGNPVAAKRAFDHAGEVLGEAIASMNAVVDGIVVIGGGIIAAHKYLMPAVMRELNGTLEMYEGAPADRMEMKAFFLDDPGDCAAFLAPTSRCIVVPGTTETVEYDPVKRMGVITTKLGTSRAIAFGAYAFALNELDK
- a CDS encoding MFS transporter gives rise to the protein MKESSTSIKALLPVLFGFFIMGFCDVVGIATSYVKADFGLSETIAGFLPSMVFLWFLLLAVPAAIFMNRIGRKKTVLVSMLVTIVGMIIPFIDYNLYTCLIAFALLGIGNTILQVSLNPLLTNVVKGNVLASSLTAGQVLKAVSSFCGPFIAAFAATVLGNWQYLFPIFALLTLISMGWLMFVHIREKSPEQSNSSWGATFGLLKDRTILLLFLGIVFVVGVDVGINTVAPKLLIERCGFDVTGAGVGSSVYFAFRTIGAFVGTFLLARVSGSKYFRVNILVAIAAMIVLFFMSGQYSILVLIALIGFTCSSIFSLIFSMAIQARPEKANEISGLMVTGIFGGAVIPPLMGYCTDLIGTQAGSLIVILCCMCYLLYCSVGIKTRK
- a CDS encoding MutS-related protein, which translates into the protein MQQPKEYYQAQMSRLTILLKKHRQRRNGITLAKVFLFLLAIYFIYTFANTEYTPYLIAFIAAIVLFIITNIFETKLLKEIQFLHKLEECSRVELEYLAGNFKNLPTGEEYKDQTHPYAHDLDIFGEDSLFQAINRTVTPHGRDKLRGWLLYPLKSGQPIIERQQAIEEFARKPEWCHVFRAKGNSQRITHMAMQQIEQWQREQVGLPRWTRPFLYILPILTISAWILYIASILTLNIPLFLSCISLFCSYLPAQKTLRTHMRLDEFTRSFSNLHELIGHFSTFTCSSAKLKTLRQQLFNETYNANEALRSLHKIQESFDQRSNAVVAMFMNGLFMRELHLIQRLVSWKRRYAAAIPTWIEITGELDVLVSLANYKYNHPDFIHPIPGENKLLRGTAIGHPLLPANECVTNNFEVARLHEFYIITGANMAGKSTFLRAIGVNLVLACCGAVVRAECFEFQPTALFTSMRTVDNLAKGTSYFHAELLRLQQLVNMAQHEERLFIILDEILKGTNSRDKLNGSRRFLQKLLTLPVAGLVATHDLELGELANTIPDNFFNRCFEITHTDDDIAYDYKLKPGISQNMNASILLEKMKLV
- a CDS encoding MATE family efflux transporter — encoded protein: MRFTHKQIWVITFPILVSLLMEHLINMTDTAFLGRVGEVELGASALAGVYYMAIYMLAFGFSIGAQILIGRRNGEGNYKDIGPIFIQGVLFLLGLATLMFTVSRMYTPSVLRSVIDSEQVYVATNDYMKWRVFGFFFSFVAVMFRAFFVGITTTRILSINSLVMVGTNVVLNYLLIFGKFGFPALGISGAAIGSSVAELVSMIFYILYTWKKVDWKKYALFNLSSFNPKLLSGILNISIWTMIQSFLAMATWFLFFIAVEHLGERPLAVSNIVRSAAMFFFMPVSAFAATTSSLVSNLIGAQATSQVWSTCLKTIKMCYLFVIPIGIIILLAPATFLRIYTDDPQLIQATIPSLFVMMSAVLLSTPGSILFNAVSGTGNTRMALFMEFGTLTLYVLYIIYIVFYLQADVAICWTTEHAYWSILLILGFMYIKSGKWAGKKI
- a CDS encoding glutamine synthetase family protein produces the protein MSSKYALNPHALVRFLEKDAKDFTKDDIIRYVTENEIEMINFRYPGADGRLKTLNFIINSLDHLDNILTCGERVDGSSLFPYIEAGSSDLYVLPRYRTAFLNPFSEIPAVDILCSFYMKDGKPLEMSPEYTMRKAHEVLKQVTGMEYEVMGELEYYVVSEKDDLFLASDQKGYHESTPFNKGRDLRALAMKYIAGTGGLIKYGHSEVGNFTKGDLMYEQNEIEFLPTKMEDAADQLIIAKWILRTLAYQFGVDLTFAPKITVGKAGSGLHIHTRLKKGDKNMMIENGKLTDSALKAIAGYLDLAPSLTAFGNTNPMSYFRLVPHQEAPTNICWGDRNRSVLVRVPLGWTSGAGDMLRDANPLEKVEDQDFSGKQTVEFRCPDGSSDVYLLIAGLAVAVRHGFEMKDALQYAKERYVDVNIFDDANKGVADRLSQLPASCYDSALCLEKQRADFEKYGVFAPGLIDGLVAGLKKFDDKTLRQDLGNDEAKIMELVQKYFYCG